Proteins encoded by one window of Nocardioides euryhalodurans:
- the xylB gene encoding xylulokinase — protein sequence MTTPGPLVAGIDSSTQSCKVVVREARTGRLVREGRAPHPEGMEVDPEAWWTALQTAVGLAGGLEDVAAVSVGGQQHGMVCLDEDGHVVRPALLWNDTRSAGAARDLVDELGGPEVGGRAWAEAVGVVPVASFTITKLRWLAEHEPEHARRTAAVCLPHDWLTWRLSGATDLADLTTDRSDASGTGYWSAVTGSYREDLLEQAFGSVPRVPRVVAPGAAAATTPGGTLLAAGAGDNAAAALGLGAEVGDVVVSIGTSGVVTAVTDSPTVDPTGTVAGFADATGRFLPLVATLNAARVLDAVAGLLGVDHHGLAELAMQAAPGAGGLVLVPYLEGERTPNLPDATGSVHGLTLASATRHDLARAAVEGLLCGLADGMQAVAATGVEPRRVLLVGGAAASEAVRTSAPQVLGLPVDVPPAGEYVADGAARQAAWALLGDDVPPTWPRTGTRRYDAAAVPAVRERYREASGLHLSRLG from the coding sequence ATGACGACACCTGGCCCGCTCGTCGCGGGCATCGACTCCTCGACGCAGTCCTGCAAGGTCGTGGTCCGGGAGGCCCGGACCGGACGCCTGGTGCGTGAGGGACGCGCCCCGCACCCCGAGGGGATGGAGGTCGATCCCGAGGCGTGGTGGACCGCGCTCCAGACCGCGGTCGGCCTCGCCGGTGGCCTCGAGGACGTGGCCGCCGTGTCGGTCGGCGGCCAGCAGCACGGCATGGTCTGCCTGGACGAGGACGGCCACGTCGTACGTCCGGCGCTGCTGTGGAACGACACCCGCTCGGCGGGGGCGGCACGGGACCTGGTCGACGAGCTCGGCGGGCCCGAGGTCGGCGGCAGGGCCTGGGCGGAGGCCGTCGGCGTGGTCCCGGTGGCGTCCTTCACGATCACCAAGCTGCGGTGGCTGGCCGAGCACGAGCCCGAGCACGCCCGCCGTACGGCAGCGGTCTGCCTGCCGCACGACTGGCTGACCTGGCGGCTGTCGGGGGCGACGGACCTGGCGGACCTGACGACCGACCGCAGCGACGCCAGCGGCACCGGCTACTGGTCGGCCGTGACCGGCTCCTACCGCGAGGACCTCCTCGAGCAGGCCTTCGGCTCGGTGCCCCGGGTGCCGCGGGTGGTCGCACCGGGTGCAGCGGCGGCGACGACGCCCGGGGGGACGTTGCTCGCAGCGGGTGCCGGGGACAACGCCGCCGCAGCACTCGGGCTGGGCGCGGAGGTGGGAGACGTGGTCGTCTCGATCGGGACGTCGGGTGTCGTCACCGCCGTGACCGACAGCCCGACCGTCGACCCGACCGGCACCGTCGCGGGGTTCGCGGACGCCACCGGCCGTTTCCTCCCGCTCGTGGCCACGCTGAACGCGGCCCGGGTGCTCGACGCCGTGGCCGGCCTGCTGGGCGTCGACCACCACGGCCTCGCCGAGCTCGCGATGCAGGCGGCGCCGGGTGCCGGTGGCCTGGTCCTGGTGCCGTACCTCGAGGGCGAGCGCACCCCCAACCTCCCGGACGCCACGGGGTCGGTGCACGGCCTGACCCTGGCCTCGGCCACCCGTCACGACCTCGCCCGCGCGGCGGTCGAGGGCCTTCTCTGCGGGCTGGCCGACGGCATGCAGGCCGTGGCGGCGACCGGAGTGGAGCCGCGGCGGGTGCTGCTGGTCGGGGGCGCGGCCGCCTCCGAGGCGGTCCGGACCTCGGCGCCGCAGGTGCTCGGCCTGCCGGTCGACGTACCGCCGGCGGGGGAGTACGTCGCCGACGGCGCGGCCCGCCAGGCCGCCTGGGCGCTCCTGGGGGACGACGTCCCGCCGACGTGGCCGCGGACCGGCACCCGCCGCTACGACGCGGCCGCGGTGCCCGCCGTGCGCGAGCGCTACCGCGAGGCCAGCGGCCTGCACCTGTCCCGCCTCGGCTGA
- a CDS encoding ROK family transcriptional regulator, translating to MAQARDGWQGAGSGGADQRTLRRANLALVMHGLRDGGPRSRARLAADLGLNKATVSSLVGELMERGLVREGKAERGAVGRPGTIVELDGTGAYGVGAEINVNHVTTLAVDLAGEVVSEHRSSVDTRGLRPEQVVDRLVELLHGTLADVAERGSEPVAVVTGVAGLVDRDRGTVSVAPNLGWQDVPVAAMLRERLDEPDYLVEVANEANLAAVAEATPGDPDRRDILVVHGEVGIGGGIIADGRPYQGRLGFAGEFGHMVVDRDGRRCGCGRTGCWETVIGLTRLLEEAADPTDDLRGPELELEERVAEINRRAAAGDERTLAALHEVGRWVGIGAAALTNALNPGVIVLSGYLGEIGEWIEADVEAEVASGVLAPGSGGTRIALSTIGLSAAVRGGAAVAIDHVYEDPTLVPRAGVPELGATS from the coding sequence ATGGCGCAGGCGCGGGACGGCTGGCAGGGTGCCGGCTCCGGTGGTGCCGACCAGCGGACGCTGCGTCGGGCCAACCTGGCGCTCGTCATGCACGGCCTGCGCGACGGCGGTCCCCGCTCCCGGGCCCGGCTCGCCGCCGACCTCGGTCTCAACAAGGCCACCGTCTCGAGCCTGGTCGGCGAGCTCATGGAGCGCGGCCTGGTCCGCGAGGGGAAGGCCGAGCGTGGCGCCGTCGGCCGTCCCGGCACGATCGTCGAGCTCGACGGCACGGGGGCGTACGGCGTCGGCGCCGAGATCAACGTCAACCACGTCACGACCCTCGCCGTCGACCTCGCCGGCGAGGTCGTCAGCGAGCACCGATCCTCGGTCGACACCCGAGGGCTGCGGCCCGAGCAGGTCGTCGACCGGCTGGTGGAGCTGCTCCACGGCACCCTGGCCGACGTCGCGGAGCGCGGGAGCGAGCCGGTCGCGGTCGTGACGGGGGTCGCCGGACTCGTCGACCGAGACCGCGGGACGGTGTCGGTCGCCCCCAACCTCGGCTGGCAGGACGTCCCCGTGGCCGCGATGCTGCGCGAGCGCCTCGACGAGCCGGACTACCTCGTCGAGGTGGCCAACGAGGCCAACCTCGCCGCGGTCGCCGAGGCCACCCCCGGCGACCCGGACCGACGCGACATCCTCGTGGTCCACGGTGAGGTCGGCATCGGAGGCGGGATCATCGCCGACGGCCGCCCCTACCAGGGGCGTCTGGGGTTCGCCGGCGAGTTCGGCCACATGGTCGTCGACCGTGACGGCCGGCGCTGCGGCTGCGGGCGCACCGGTTGCTGGGAGACCGTGATCGGCCTGACCCGCCTGCTGGAGGAGGCCGCGGACCCGACCGACGACCTCCGTGGCCCGGAGCTCGAGCTGGAGGAGCGCGTCGCCGAGATCAACCGGCGGGCAGCCGCCGGGGATGAGCGCACCCTGGCCGCCCTGCACGAGGTGGGACGGTGGGTCGGCATCGGCGCGGCCGCCCTGACCAACGCGCTCAACCCGGGGGTCATCGTGCTCAGCGGCTACCTCGGCGAGATCGGGGAGTGGATCGAGGCCGACGTCGAGGCCGAGGTGGCCTCGGGTGTCCTGGCCCCGGGATCGGGCGGCACCCGGATCGCGCTCTCGACCATCGGCCTGTCCGCCGCCGTCCGTGGTGGCGCCGCCGTCGCCATCGATCACGTCTACGAGGACCCCACGCTCGTGCCGCGCGCCGGGGTCCCCGAGCTGGGAGCGACCTCATGA
- a CDS encoding sugar ABC transporter ATP-binding protein has translation MTTTTTTAPLLSMSGIVKRFPGVVALGGVELEVRAGEVHCLLGQNGAGKSTLIKVLSASYQPDEGEIRWEGEPVSLSTPQAAMRIGISTIYQELDLVPGLSVAENISLGHELSTAGFSQRAETTRRARELLARLGHAEIPPGRSVGMLSPAAQQVVSMARALSHDTRLLVLDEPSAVLDQGEVDNLFRVIRELTSQGVAIIYISHRLEEIRQIGDRITVLKDGKTVATGLAARDTPTSELIRLMTGRSIEYVFPPRGNVAADATSVLEVRDLALAGAFSGVDLTVRTGEIVGLAGLVGAGRSEILETVYGARKPTSGTVTVHGQPLRGGSVPAAVRAGVGLCPEERKSQGLLLHQAVYRNVTVSSLRRFSRFGLLDSRAERRRASEVTDSLDVRPAGVERLVRLLSGGNQQKVVLARWLLRGCQVLLLDEPTRGVDVGARTEIYALIRTLADSGVAVVVVSSEVEEVLGLSDRVLVIREGRVVHEGPATEIDESRVLDLVMEGRVA, from the coding sequence ATGACCACCACCACGACCACGGCGCCCCTGCTCTCGATGAGCGGGATCGTCAAGCGCTTCCCGGGAGTCGTCGCCCTCGGCGGGGTCGAGCTGGAGGTGCGGGCCGGCGAGGTGCACTGCCTGCTCGGCCAGAACGGTGCGGGCAAGTCGACCCTGATCAAGGTGCTCTCCGCGAGCTACCAGCCCGACGAGGGCGAGATCCGGTGGGAGGGCGAGCCGGTGTCGCTGTCGACGCCGCAGGCGGCGATGCGGATCGGGATCTCCACGATCTACCAGGAGCTGGACCTGGTCCCCGGGCTCAGCGTCGCCGAGAACATCTCCCTCGGTCACGAGCTGTCCACCGCGGGCTTCAGCCAGCGGGCCGAGACCACCCGGCGGGCACGGGAGCTCCTCGCCCGTCTCGGCCATGCCGAGATCCCGCCGGGACGCTCGGTCGGCATGCTCTCGCCGGCGGCGCAGCAGGTGGTCAGCATGGCGCGGGCGCTGTCCCACGACACCCGGCTCCTCGTGCTCGACGAGCCCTCGGCCGTCCTGGACCAGGGCGAGGTCGACAACCTGTTCCGGGTGATCCGCGAGCTCACCTCACAGGGCGTCGCCATCATCTACATCTCGCACCGGCTCGAGGAGATCCGCCAGATCGGTGACCGGATCACGGTGCTCAAGGACGGCAAGACGGTGGCCACCGGACTCGCAGCCCGGGACACGCCGACCTCCGAGCTGATCCGCCTGATGACCGGCCGGTCCATCGAGTACGTCTTCCCGCCGCGGGGGAACGTCGCGGCCGACGCGACGTCCGTCCTCGAGGTGCGCGACCTCGCACTGGCCGGAGCCTTCTCAGGCGTGGACCTCACGGTCCGGACCGGCGAGATCGTCGGTCTCGCGGGGCTGGTGGGCGCCGGGCGGTCCGAGATCCTCGAGACGGTCTACGGCGCGCGCAAGCCCACCTCCGGCACCGTCACGGTCCACGGCCAGCCGCTCCGCGGAGGGTCGGTGCCGGCCGCCGTACGCGCCGGGGTCGGGCTGTGCCCCGAGGAGCGGAAGAGCCAGGGGCTGCTGCTCCACCAGGCGGTCTACCGCAACGTCACGGTCTCCTCGCTCAGGCGGTTCTCCCGGTTCGGCCTGCTGGACAGCCGTGCCGAGCGTCGCCGGGCCAGCGAGGTCACCGACTCCCTCGACGTACGGCCCGCCGGCGTCGAGCGCCTGGTGCGGCTGCTGTCGGGCGGCAACCAGCAGAAGGTGGTGCTGGCCCGGTGGTTGCTCCGGGGGTGCCAGGTGCTGCTGCTCGACGAGCCGACGCGCGGAGTCGACGTGGGGGCCAGGACCGAGATCTATGCCCTGATCCGCACGCTCGCCGACTCCGGCGTGGCCGTGGTCGTGGTGTCGAGCGAGGTCGAGGAGGTGCTCGGACTCTCCGACCGGGTGCTCGTCATCAGGGAGGGCCGGGTCGTCCACGAGGGACCGGCGACGGAGATCGACGAGTCGCGGGTCCTGGACCTCGTGATGGAAGGAAGGGTCGCATGA
- a CDS encoding ABC transporter permease, with translation MSEQSTSPGADRPAERRLAEETVEPTRDTLEVEQRAAATDRSPRAGILSGSVGHNLGLVVALALICLAGVITVGDRFASVDNMVTILRLASTIGVVSVGMTFVITGGGIDLSVGAILALCSVWATTFATQTMAEDTHWLVMVFVALAVGAGCGLVNGVLIAYGKVVPFITTLAMLASARGLAEIISERRTQIVSVQEFKDFFGADVLGVPVIVIIFALVAAIGWVVFNRTTFGRRTLAVGGSPEAARLAGINVNRHTVMLYVLVGVCCGIAALMLISRTTTGSSTHGQLYELDAIAAVVIGGTLLSGGRGTIVGTVFGVLIFTTLTNVFTLNNQDTSTQAVAKGLIIVVAVMLQQRLARRSAAT, from the coding sequence ATGAGCGAGCAGAGCACGAGCCCCGGGGCCGACAGGCCGGCCGAGCGGCGGCTCGCGGAGGAAACCGTCGAGCCGACGCGCGACACCCTGGAGGTCGAGCAGCGTGCCGCGGCCACCGACCGCTCGCCGCGGGCAGGCATCCTCAGCGGAAGCGTGGGCCACAACCTCGGGCTGGTCGTCGCCCTCGCGCTGATCTGCCTGGCCGGGGTGATCACCGTCGGCGACCGCTTCGCGAGCGTCGACAACATGGTGACGATCCTGCGGCTGGCCTCGACGATCGGCGTCGTCAGCGTCGGGATGACCTTCGTGATCACCGGCGGTGGGATCGACCTGTCGGTGGGGGCGATCCTCGCCCTCTGCTCGGTGTGGGCCACGACCTTCGCCACCCAGACCATGGCCGAGGACACCCACTGGTTGGTGATGGTCTTCGTCGCCCTCGCGGTCGGCGCCGGGTGCGGCCTGGTCAACGGGGTCCTGATCGCCTACGGGAAGGTCGTGCCGTTCATCACGACGCTCGCGATGCTCGCGAGCGCCCGGGGCCTGGCCGAGATCATCTCGGAACGACGTACGCAGATCGTCAGCGTCCAGGAGTTCAAGGACTTCTTCGGCGCCGACGTGCTCGGCGTCCCGGTCATCGTGATCATCTTCGCCCTCGTCGCCGCGATCGGCTGGGTGGTGTTCAACCGCACCACCTTCGGCCGCCGCACCCTCGCGGTCGGCGGCAGTCCCGAGGCGGCCCGCCTGGCCGGCATCAACGTCAACCGGCACACCGTGATGCTGTACGTGCTCGTCGGTGTCTGCTGCGGCATCGCCGCCCTGATGCTGATCTCGCGCACCACGACGGGCAGCTCCACGCACGGCCAGCTCTACGAGCTGGACGCGATCGCCGCCGTCGTCATCGGCGGGACCCTGCTCTCCGGGGGCCGCGGCACGATCGTCGGCACCGTCTTCGGGGTGCTGATCTTCACGACGCTCACCAACGTCTTCACCCTCAACAACCAGGACACCTCGACCCAGGCGGTCGCGAAGGGCCTGATCATCGTCGTCGCCGTGATGCTCCAGCAGCGCCTCGCGAGACGTTCGGCCGCCACCTAG
- a CDS encoding substrate-binding domain-containing protein, producing the protein MRLRTTTTTLRSRRVTGLVAAGAVAALALSACTGSAQDAENDDSGSDQPAAAAGSNDEEGDTVTIGFSAPAADHGWMAAITNNVRDLQEEYPDIDLQIAEGTNDVNLQISQVETFINDEVDAIVLLPFDGAAMTPIALEAMEAGITVINVDREFDDPNAARVTVLGDNYGMGVSAGQYMCQELGDNPDAVVAEIAGIDSLPLTQDRSQGFEDALSECGLEVSNRVAADFTVEGGEEAAANLLQAAPQIDAIWNHDDDQGVGVLAAIENAGRDEFFMVGGAGSQQAMEQIQSGDGVLQATVIYPSTQGADGVKLARLVAQGKSMSDLVEVEVPRTVQLYAPVVTADNVDQFIDSAFLS; encoded by the coding sequence ATGCGACTGCGCACCACCACCACCACTCTCCGGAGCCGTCGTGTCACAGGCCTCGTGGCCGCCGGCGCGGTCGCCGCCCTGGCCCTGTCCGCCTGCACCGGCAGCGCCCAGGACGCCGAGAACGACGACTCCGGCAGCGACCAGCCGGCCGCTGCCGCCGGGAGCAACGACGAGGAGGGCGACACCGTCACCATCGGGTTCTCCGCTCCTGCCGCCGACCACGGCTGGATGGCAGCCATCACCAACAACGTCCGCGACCTCCAGGAGGAGTACCCCGACATCGACCTCCAGATCGCCGAGGGAACCAACGACGTCAACCTCCAGATCAGCCAGGTGGAGACCTTCATCAACGACGAGGTCGACGCCATCGTGCTGCTCCCGTTCGACGGGGCCGCGATGACGCCCATCGCGCTCGAGGCCATGGAGGCCGGCATCACGGTCATCAACGTCGACCGTGAGTTCGACGACCCGAACGCGGCCCGTGTCACGGTGCTGGGCGACAACTACGGCATGGGTGTCTCCGCCGGGCAGTACATGTGCCAGGAGCTGGGCGACAACCCGGACGCCGTGGTCGCCGAGATCGCCGGGATCGACTCGCTCCCGCTGACCCAGGACCGCAGCCAGGGCTTCGAGGACGCCCTCTCGGAGTGCGGGCTGGAGGTCTCCAACCGGGTCGCCGCCGACTTCACGGTCGAGGGCGGCGAGGAGGCGGCGGCCAACCTGCTCCAGGCCGCGCCGCAGATCGACGCGATCTGGAACCACGACGACGATCAGGGCGTCGGCGTCCTGGCCGCGATCGAGAACGCCGGCCGCGACGAGTTCTTCATGGTCGGCGGCGCCGGGTCGCAGCAGGCGATGGAGCAGATCCAGAGCGGTGACGGGGTGCTCCAGGCCACCGTCATCTACCCCTCGACGCAGGGCGCGGACGGGGTCAAGCTCGCCCGGCTCGTCGCGCAGGGGAAGTCCATGAGCGACCTGGTCGAGGTCGAGGTGCCCCGCACGGTGCAGCTCTACGCACCCGTGGTGACCGCTGACAACGTCGACCAGTTCATCGACTCGGCGTTCCTGTCCTGA
- a CDS encoding Gfo/Idh/MocA family protein — MTTTPDVPGAAPGLSVGMVGYAFMGAAHSQAWRSAPRFFDLPLQPRMTALAGRDAAGVAAAARRLGWDSTETSWEALVARDDIDLVDVCTPGDTHAEIAIAALEAGKHVLCEKPLANTVEEAEAMAAAAETAAARGVHAMVGFTYRRVPAIALARKLVADGRLGTIHHVRAQYLQDWIVDPEAPLSWRLDKAKAGSGALGDIGAHIVDLTQFITGDTVARVSGRLRTFVDERPLPAEHAGLSGTAGTGRGPVTVDDAATFLADFRGGALGVFEATRFANGRKNAIRIEINGSRGSLAFDFEDMNLLHFFDGTEDPESAGFRRILVTEPQHPYVGAWWPPGHLLGYEHGFTHQVVDLVGDLASGTAPSPSFADGLQVQRVLAAVERSSDTHSWQEIPA; from the coding sequence ATGACCACCACACCCGACGTCCCCGGCGCCGCCCCCGGCCTCTCGGTCGGCATGGTCGGCTACGCCTTCATGGGCGCTGCCCACTCGCAGGCCTGGCGCAGTGCCCCACGGTTCTTCGACCTCCCGCTGCAGCCACGGATGACGGCGCTCGCCGGACGTGACGCGGCGGGTGTGGCGGCGGCTGCCCGACGGCTGGGATGGGACTCGACGGAGACGTCGTGGGAGGCGCTCGTCGCCCGCGACGACATCGACCTCGTCGACGTGTGCACGCCCGGCGACACCCACGCCGAGATCGCGATCGCGGCGCTGGAGGCCGGCAAGCACGTGCTGTGCGAGAAGCCGCTCGCCAACACCGTCGAGGAGGCCGAGGCGATGGCCGCGGCGGCCGAGACGGCGGCGGCCCGCGGGGTGCACGCGATGGTGGGCTTCACCTACCGCCGGGTGCCGGCGATCGCCCTGGCCCGGAAGCTGGTGGCGGACGGGAGGCTCGGCACGATCCACCACGTCCGGGCGCAGTACCTCCAGGACTGGATCGTGGACCCCGAGGCGCCGCTGTCGTGGCGCCTGGACAAGGCGAAGGCCGGGTCGGGTGCGCTGGGCGACATCGGGGCCCACATCGTCGACCTCACGCAGTTCATCACCGGAGACACCGTGGCTCGCGTGTCCGGTCGGCTCCGCACCTTCGTCGACGAGCGACCGCTCCCGGCCGAGCACGCCGGCCTCTCGGGGACCGCGGGGACCGGGCGGGGCCCGGTCACCGTCGACGACGCCGCGACCTTCCTGGCCGACTTCCGCGGGGGCGCGCTCGGCGTCTTCGAGGCCACGCGCTTCGCGAACGGGCGCAAGAACGCCATCCGCATCGAGATCAACGGCTCGCGCGGCAGCCTCGCCTTCGACTTCGAGGACATGAACCTGCTGCACTTCTTCGACGGCACGGAGGACCCCGAGTCGGCCGGCTTCCGTCGCATCCTCGTGACCGAGCCGCAGCACCCGTACGTCGGTGCGTGGTGGCCGCCGGGCCACCTGCTCGGCTACGAGCACGGCTTCACCCACCAGGTCGTCGACCTCGTCGGGGACCTGGCCTCCGGCACCGCACCGTCCCCTTCCTTCGCCGACGGCCTGCAGGTCCAGCGTGTGCTGGCCGCCGTCGAGCGGAGCTCCGACACCCACTCCTGGCAGGAGATCCCCGCATGA
- the xylA gene encoding xylose isomerase encodes MSDLTPTPDDKFSFGLWTVGWQGTDVFGPASRSLLDPVEATYRLAEIGAAAVTFHDDDLVPDESLREATLERFEKALADTGLVVEMVTTNLFSHPVFKEGGLTANNREVRRYALSKVVRNIDLAASLGARTFVLWGGREGAEHGGGKDVQAALDRYAESLNLLCAYVTEQGYDLRFALEPKPNEPRGDILLPTIGHALAFIGELDDPARVGLNPEVGHEEMAGLNFAQGISQALWHDKLFHVDLNGQHGPRFDQDLRFGAGNVRGAFWTVDALLGAGSGKAYDGYVHFDFKPPRAEASDGVWASASACMRNYLVLRERVRSFRADPEVAAALDAAEVATLREPTMAPGETLADLRAATYDIEGLAERSVGMEVLDQLAMDHLLGIR; translated from the coding sequence ATGAGCGACCTCACCCCCACCCCCGACGACAAGTTCTCCTTCGGCCTGTGGACCGTGGGGTGGCAGGGCACGGACGTCTTCGGACCGGCCTCCCGGTCCCTGCTCGACCCGGTCGAGGCGACGTACCGCCTCGCCGAGATCGGCGCCGCGGCCGTCACCTTCCACGACGACGACCTGGTCCCCGACGAGAGCCTGCGCGAGGCGACCCTCGAGCGGTTCGAGAAGGCGCTGGCCGACACCGGCCTGGTGGTCGAGATGGTCACCACGAACCTCTTCAGCCACCCGGTCTTCAAGGAGGGCGGCCTCACGGCCAACAACCGCGAGGTCCGGCGCTACGCGCTGTCCAAGGTGGTCCGCAACATCGACCTCGCGGCGTCCCTGGGGGCGCGCACCTTCGTCCTGTGGGGCGGGCGCGAGGGAGCCGAGCACGGCGGGGGCAAGGACGTGCAGGCGGCGCTCGATCGCTACGCCGAGTCGCTGAACCTGCTCTGCGCCTACGTCACCGAGCAGGGCTACGACCTTCGCTTCGCCCTGGAGCCCAAGCCCAACGAGCCGCGGGGCGACATCCTGCTCCCCACCATCGGCCACGCCCTCGCGTTCATCGGAGAGCTCGACGACCCCGCCAGGGTGGGGCTCAACCCCGAGGTCGGGCACGAGGAGATGGCGGGCCTCAACTTCGCGCAGGGCATCAGCCAGGCGCTCTGGCACGACAAGCTGTTCCACGTCGACCTCAACGGCCAGCACGGCCCGCGCTTCGACCAGGACCTGCGGTTCGGTGCGGGCAACGTGCGCGGTGCCTTCTGGACGGTCGACGCCCTGCTCGGCGCCGGCAGCGGGAAGGCGTACGACGGCTACGTCCACTTCGACTTCAAGCCCCCGCGTGCCGAGGCCTCCGACGGGGTCTGGGCGTCCGCGAGCGCCTGCATGCGCAACTACCTCGTGCTGCGCGAGCGGGTGCGGTCCTTCCGGGCCGACCCCGAGGTCGCAGCGGCCCTCGACGCGGCCGAGGTGGCCACGCTGCGCGAGCCCACCATGGCCCCCGGCGAGACGCTCGCCGACCTGCGGGCGGCCACCTACGACATCGAGGGACTTGCCGAGCGCAGTGTCGGCATGGAGGTCCTCGACCAGCTCGCGATGGACCACCTGCTGGGGATCCGGTGA
- a CDS encoding sugar phosphate isomerase/epimerase family protein, giving the protein MTRPITLFTGQWADLPFEEMCKLASGWGYDGLEIACWGDHFDPWAAVEDDAYVPAKLELLKKYDLQVFAISNHLKGQAVCDDPIDERHRGILPDRIWGDGDAEGVRQRAAEEMKMTARAARKLGVDVVVGFTGSSIWKYVAMFPPASQDLVDAGYEDFARRWNPILDVFDAEGVKFAHEVHPSEIAYDYWTTVRTLEAVEHREAFGLNWDPSHFVWQDLDPVGFMWDFRDRIYHVDCKDAKKLVGNGRNGRLGSHLAWADPRRGWDFVSTGHGDVPWEQCFRMLNTIGYDGPISVEWEDAGMDRLVGAPEALEFVRRLAFDAPTAAFDAAFSTQ; this is encoded by the coding sequence GTGACCCGACCGATCACGCTGTTCACCGGCCAGTGGGCCGACCTGCCCTTCGAGGAGATGTGCAAGCTCGCCTCCGGGTGGGGCTACGACGGGCTCGAGATCGCCTGCTGGGGCGACCACTTCGACCCCTGGGCGGCGGTCGAGGACGACGCGTACGTCCCCGCCAAGCTCGAGCTGCTGAAGAAGTACGACCTCCAGGTCTTCGCGATCAGCAACCACCTCAAGGGCCAGGCGGTCTGCGACGACCCGATCGACGAGCGGCACCGCGGGATCCTCCCGGACCGGATCTGGGGTGACGGCGACGCCGAGGGGGTCCGCCAGCGGGCCGCCGAGGAGATGAAGATGACCGCGCGGGCCGCGCGCAAGCTGGGCGTGGACGTGGTCGTCGGGTTCACGGGCTCCTCGATCTGGAAGTACGTCGCGATGTTCCCGCCGGCCTCGCAGGACCTCGTCGACGCGGGCTACGAGGACTTCGCCCGGCGCTGGAACCCCATCCTCGACGTCTTCGACGCCGAGGGCGTGAAGTTCGCCCACGAGGTGCACCCGTCCGAGATCGCCTACGACTACTGGACGACCGTGCGCACGCTCGAGGCGGTGGAGCACCGTGAGGCCTTCGGCCTCAACTGGGACCCGAGCCACTTCGTGTGGCAGGACCTCGACCCGGTCGGCTTCATGTGGGACTTCCGCGACCGCATCTACCACGTGGACTGCAAGGACGCGAAGAAGCTCGTGGGCAACGGGCGCAACGGGAGGCTCGGGTCCCACCTCGCGTGGGCGGACCCCCGGCGCGGCTGGGACTTCGTGTCGACCGGCCACGGTGACGTTCCCTGGGAGCAGTGCTTCCGGATGCTCAACACCATCGGCTACGACGGCCCGATCTCGGTCGAGTGGGAGGACGCCGGGATGGACCGCCTGGTCGGGGCGCCGGAGGCGCTCGAGTTCGTCCGGCGGCTGGCCTTCGACGCGCCCACCGCGGCCTTCGACGCGGCGTTCTCGACGCAGTGA